The window GCTAAACGAGGCTGCGCCGGATGATACTCTATGGGCTGCTGGCCTGCTGGGCATGGCGCTTGACGAGCGCGTTGACGCGATCCAGCAGCACATCGAGATCAACAGGCTTGGAAAGGAAATCAACCCAGGGGTCGTTCAGTTTTGCCGCGCGAGCGGCGAGATCGTGAGCGGCGCTGACGATGAGGACCGGCAGCGTGCGAAAGCGTGGGTTAGCGCGCAGCGAGGCCAGGATGTCCCATCCGCTTTGCCCCGGCAGGCGCAGATCAAGCAGCAAGACTTCCGGGGGCGCTGTTTCTATGAGCGGCTCAACCAGTTCGGGCTGTGCTGCGGTGATGACGCGAAAGTCGGCTTCTTCTACGAGGATTGCTTTGAGGACTTCAAGCAACTCT of the Ktedonobacterales bacterium genome contains:
- a CDS encoding response regulator translates to MAHVSTHHPKLALVVDDEVELLEVLKAILVEEADFRVITAAQPELVEPLIETAPPEVLLLDLRLPGQSGWDILASLRANPRFRTLPVLIVSAAHDLAARAAKLNDPWVDFLSKPVDLDVLLDRVNALVKRHAQQASSP